In Helicobacter bilis, a genomic segment contains:
- a CDS encoding peroxiredoxin: protein MQLKAGDTAPLFSLPNEDNVVIALEDLLDYTIILYFYPKDNTSGCTTEAQEFSALQESFEKHNAIIIGISPDKPATHKKFIQSKDLNVVLLSDSDKSVAMKYHAYGKKIMYGKEVQGIYRSTFIIQKGKIIESFYNVKAKGHAQTILTYLTNLDKNK from the coding sequence ATGCAGTTAAAAGCAGGAGATACAGCCCCATTATTTAGCTTACCAAATGAAGATAATGTGGTGATTGCTTTAGAGGATTTGCTAGATTATACAATCATTTTATATTTTTATCCAAAGGATAATACGAGTGGCTGCACCACAGAGGCACAAGAGTTTAGCGCATTGCAAGAATCTTTTGAAAAGCATAATGCCATTATTATAGGCATTAGCCCAGATAAACCCGCAACACATAAAAAGTTTATACAAAGCAAGGATTTAAATGTCGTGCTTTTAAGCGATAGTGATAAAAGTGTAGCGATGAAATATCATGCCTATGGTAAGAAGATAATGTATGGTAAAGAAGTGCAGGGGATCTATCGTAGCACTTTTATCATACAAAAAGGAAAAATTATAGAATCTTTTTATAATGTCAAAGCAAAAGGACACGCACAAACAATCCTTACATACCTTACAAATTTAGATAAAAATAAATAG
- the aroQ gene encoding type II 3-dehydroquinate dehydratase, producing MKILVIQGPNLNMLGHRDPRLYGTMTLEQIHNNMSAFAATQKGANGESLELEFFQSNFEGEIIDKLQECVGGEYDGVIMNPGGLTHTSICVADAIVASGVPVIEAHLSNIHAREPERRVSVTGAVSVGIISGFGPLSYHLALIAIMNVINELNMLKQSQQQAQQQS from the coding sequence ATGAAAATATTAGTCATTCAAGGACCAAATCTAAACATGTTAGGACACAGAGACCCAAGACTATATGGGACTATGACGCTAGAACAAATCCATAATAATATGAGTGCGTTTGCTGCGACACAAAAGGGTGCAAATGGTGAGTCTTTAGAGCTTGAGTTTTTTCAAAGCAATTTTGAAGGGGAGATAATTGATAAATTGCAAGAATGCGTTGGTGGTGAATATGATGGCGTGATTATGAATCCGGGTGGTTTAACGCACACTTCTATTTGCGTAGCCGATGCAATCGTAGCATCTGGTGTGCCTGTGATTGAAGCACATTTAAGCAATATCCATGCAAGAGAGCCTGAACGCAGAGTAAGTGTAACTGGTGCGGTGAGTGTGGGCATTATCTCTGGCTTTGGACCACTAAGCTATCATTTAGCACTCATTGCTATTATGAATGTGATAAATGAACTCAATATGCTAAAACAAAGTCAGCAACAAGCACAACAGCAATCTTAG